A stretch of Acipenser ruthenus chromosome 1, fAciRut3.2 maternal haplotype, whole genome shotgun sequence DNA encodes these proteins:
- the LOC117421553 gene encoding doublesex- and mab-3-related transcription factor A1-like, whose product MDASRPLLPSGLSGHSPLSLSVSGLQMSSLLRPPPLFLRAAAAAACNPSMERGYPRTPKCARCRNHGVVSALKGHKRFCRWRDCVCAKCTLIAERQRVMAAQVALRRQQAQEESEARDLQFMYPAAGSSEQGMPMTAATGVTRASGIATPRTPGYEVFGMGEQKGEEKTHKYDFYSGLMGRPLLLPHPGQVPSTLDKTSSPSLIREKSPSALKKAEEDTGIQSPGSDQLSERGGSPRSLSSSDLESGSESERPKDFPSPRSSLPGSSLRQRDPTDIMTKIFPHHKRDMLDCVVQNCKGDIVRAIEQVLNSKEHKDNSCGTESTVSEPGNLQQSSSFGLPGVGLGLGTGLGTKSAFSPLHTTPTTLGSDTNIYDLTPRLSINPMRLAYSTSGRGITGFMSPYVTPGLMPALQFRPPMDYSFPGMIRDFSYYQNKESLCNTGLYSRVNQENH is encoded by the exons ATGGATGCAAGTAGACCCCTTTTACCGTCTGGCTTGTCAGGACATTCCCCGTTATCTCTCTCGGTCTCTGGGTTGCAGATGTCTTCTTTGCTGCGACCACCGCCTCTTTTCCTACGAGCTGCAGCCGCTGCTGCCTGCAACCCTTCCATGGAACGGGGCTACCCCCGTACCCCGAAGTGTGCCAGGTGTAGAAACCACGGGGTGGTCTCAGCTCTGAAGGGCCATAAGCGCTTCTGTCGCTGGAGGGACTGCGTGTGCGCCAAGTGCACCCTGATTGCCGAGAGACAGAGGGTGATGGCAGCTCAGGTGGCTCTGCGGAGGCAGCAGGCGCAGGAGGAGAGCGAGGCCCGAGACCTGCAGTTTATGTATCCTGCAGCTGGAAGTAGCGAGCAGGGAATGCCTATGACAGCAGCTACAGGAGTGACCAGAGCGTCAGGCATTGCGACACCAAGAACACCGGGTTACGAGGTCTTTGGAATGGGTGAACAGAAAGGAG aAGAGAAGACACACAAATATGACTTCTACAGTGGGTTAATGGGACGCCCTTTGCTTTTACCGCATCCAGGTCAGGTGCCCTCTACCCTAGATAAGACATCCAGTCCAAGCCTTATCAGAGAAAAATCACCTTCTGCTTTAAAGAAGGCAGAGGAGGACACTGGCATTCAGTCACCTGGATCAGATCAACTTTCTGAACGAGGCGGAAGTCCAAGGTCACTGTCTTCTTCAGACCTGGAATCAGGTAGTGAATCTGAAAGACCAAAAGACTTTCCATCCCCGAGGTCCAGCCTTCCTGGGTCTTCATTGAGGCAGAGGGATCCCACTGACATCATGACGAAAATCTTCCCTCACCATAAACGTGATATGTTGGACTGTGTAGTGCAGAATTGCAAGGGGGATATAGTCCGGGCCATAGAGCAGGTATTAAATTCCAAAGAACATAAGGATAACTCCTGTGGTACCGAAAGCACAGTTTCTGAGCCAGGTAATCTGCAACAATCATCAAGTTTTGGACTACCTGGAGTTGGTTTAGGACTTGGCACAGGGCTTGGCACAAAGTCAGCTTTCTCTCCCCTTCATACCACCCCTACCACGCTTGGAAGTGACACCAATATCTACGACTTAACCCCGAGACTCAGCATCAATCCGATGCGTCTTGCATATTCAACATCTGGAAGGGGGATAACAGGTTTCATGTCTCCCTATGTAACACCGGGGCTGATGCCAGCATTGCAATTTCGCCCACCAATGGACTATTCGTTTCCAGGAATGATAAGAGATTTTTCCTACTATCAGAACAAGGAATCCTTATGCAATACAGGACTTTACTCTAGAGTAAACCAAGAAAACCATTGA